In one window of Lampris incognitus isolate fLamInc1 chromosome 3, fLamInc1.hap2, whole genome shotgun sequence DNA:
- the selenoo2 gene encoding selenoprotein O2 — MDICTALEHLSFNNMALQKLPVDSSEGPEARGPRPVQGACFSRIRTLQPLLNPVFVALSPAALALIGLNTRDVLSNPSGAEYFSGSKLLPGSEPAAHCYCGHQFGVFAGQLGDGAVLYLGEVEGPTPGQANSLCPGARWEIQVKGAGVTPYSRDGDGRKVLRSSIREFLCSEAMAALGIPTTHAASIVTSDLYVYRDPLKRGRRIPERCSAVLRIAPSFIRFGSFEIFLGRDDFSGLQGPSAARHDIRRQLLDYVIETFYPHLQASRGSRRDRNTAFFKEVAVRTASLVAQWQCVGFCHGVLNTDNMSILGLTLDYGPFGFMDRFDPDFVSNASDRRGRYSYQAQPSVCRWNLARLAEALGSELHTAEAGAILDEFTPTYEAFYLANMRRKLGLLRREEAEDRELVSDLLQLMHNTGADFTNTFRLLGRIPWPEEGDDLRTTVGPAVDLILEQCASFEELKDSGEKAYRDNVELAMILSTAQTNPAMFQMMADRPEVSRQLEKMGRLKELLGTEQGELSGKQREDWMRWAGRYRRRLAREWDGRSDLSAIKTERLGVMNSTNPRVVLRNYIAQNAIQAAEQGDFSEVRRALRVLENPYCDTDGSDAGGDGGKTGYDEARPAYDSKPPTWAREICVT; from the exons atggATATCTGCACGGCGCTGGAGCATCTGTCCTTCAACAACATGGCTCTGCAGAAGCTGCCGGTGGACTCCTCAGAGGGCCCAGAGGCCCGGGGCCCCCGGCCTGTGCAGGGAGCATGTTTCTCACGCATCCGGACCCTGCAGCCTCTCCTTAATCCCGTGTTTGTGGCCCTGTCGCCGGCGGCCCTGGCGTTAATCGGACTGAACACACGGGATGTCCTGAGCAACCCTTCTGGTGCGGAATACTTCAGCGGCTCCAAGCTGCTGCCCGGCTCGGAGCCAGCAGCTCATTGCTACTGCGGCCATCAGTTCGGAGTGTTCGCGGGTCAGCTGGGAGACGGAGCGGTGCTTTACCTGGGGGAGGTGGAGGGCCCGACCCCGGGGCAAGCCAACAGTCTCTGCCCTGGTGCACGATGGGAAATCCAGGTGAAGGGTGCAGGAGTCACACCTTATTCCAG GGACGGCGACGGGAGGAAAGTCCTTCGCTCGAGTATCAGAGAGTTTCTGTGCAGTGAGGCCATGGCCGCCCTGGGTATACCCACCACCCACGCCGCCTCCatcgtgacctctgacctctacGTCTACAGAGACCCGCTCAAGCGAGGCCGGCGTATCCCAGAGCGCTGTTCGGCCGTGCTGCGCATTGCTCCGTCCTTCATCAG GTTTGGATCCTTTGAGATCTTTCTGGGCCGAGACGACTTCTCAGGTCTGCAGGGCCCCAGTGCGGCCCGCCACGACATCCGCCGTCAGCTGCTGGATTACGTCATTGAAACCTTCTACCCCCACCTACAAGCAAGCCGTGGCAGTCGCAGAGACAGGAACACGGCGTTCTTCAAAGAG GTGGCGGTGCGCACCGCTAGCCTGGTGGCCCAGTGGCAGTGTGTTGGTTTCTGTCATGGCGTCCTGAACACTGACAACATGAGCATCCTGGGATTAACTCTGGATTATGGCCCTTTCGGTTTCATGGACAG GTTTGACCCAGACTTTGTCAGTAACGCCTCAGACAGGAGGGGGCGCTATTCTTACCAAGCTCAGCCGTCTGTGTGCCGCTGGAATCTGGCCCGCCTGGCTGAAGCGTTGGGCTCCGAGCTCCACACGGCCGAGGCGGGGGCCATCCTGGATGAATTCACGCCCACATACGAGGCCTTCTACCTGGCTAACATGAGGAGGAAGCTGGGCCTTCTCAGAAGGGAGGAGGCGGAGGACAGGGAGCTGGTCTCTGACCTGCTGCAGCTCATGCACAACACCG GGGCGGACTTCACCAACACCTTCCGTCTGCTGGGGAGGATCCCCTGGCCCGAGGAGGGGGATGACCTGAGGACCACAGTGGGGCCTGCGGTGGATCTCATCCTGGAGCAATGTGCCTCGTTTGAGGAGCTAAAG GATTCCGGAGAAAAAGCTTACCGAGACAACGT CGAGCTGGCGATGATACTCTCCACGGCCCAGACCAACCCGGCCATGTTCCAGATGATGGCGGACCGGCCGGAGGTTTCCCGACAGCTGGAAAAAATGGGCCGGTTGAAAGAGCTGCTCGGAACCGAGCAGGGCGAGCTCAGCGGGAAGCAGCGGGAAGACTGGATGCGCTGGGCGGGCCggtacag GAGGCGGTTGGCCCGGGAGTGGGATGGACGCAGCGATTTGTCCGCCATCAAAACGGAGAGGCTCGGCGTCATGAACAGCACCAACCCACGTGTCGTCCTTCGCAACTACATCGCACAAAACGCCATACAGGCCGCCGAGCAAGGAGACTTCTCCGAG GTCCGTCGGGCCCTCCGAGTTCTTGAGAACCCGTACTGTGACACGGACGGTTCCGACGCCGGGGGAGACGGAGGAAAGACGGGTTATGATGAAGCGAGGCCGGCCTACGACAGCAAACCCCCCACCTGGGCGAGAGAGATTTGTGTCACCTGA